CGCAGAACAAGATCCTCTCAATTTCAAGTCACAATTCCAATAAATAATATCTTAACCGCGGCATTTTTACCAATGGCTTCCCAATGTTGCATGCGATTTAGAAACCAATCGAGTAACCCAGTTTTAATTAAGGACCAAAAgcatatttaatttttctataaagcCATTTCAcgtatttatgaaaaaaacaCATTACCAGCACCTAGAAAATGAACGACAATTTCTACAACAAATCTAACTGAATGAAGGAAAAGACATCCTTTACAATTTTAGGAAAACGTGTGCAGGTAAATTAGCTGCACACTAATTCCAAAGATCTCTACTTCAATTTGAAATGAACATTTCTGGATTCAAGGACATAGTACAAGCAAGTAGTCCTGCCTTGGTTTGTAATCGTATACAAAATTGAAGTGCATCTCAGATACCAGAGTgagatgaaaaaattattactttaaaCCCTCACCAGCGCCTGGAGGCATTCCCAAGCTCTGTGCAAGATCACTCATCCTCTCCTTCATggcctaaaaaatataaaagctgAGACTTGGTTTTGTAGCAATTAGCAAAGGTGGGAGAAGAgtttcaaatacaaaaaaactgaaattctCACCTGGACACTCTTCTGATGCGCATCCTTGTATGCCTCAGTAACTAAAAGCGAAAGTTTCTGCACATGATGGAAAacatgtatgttttttttttataagtatggAAAACATATATCTGTAAGTCTTAAATAGTATCCCATCCATCAGTGTAATCAGAACCTCAAACCAATTGGACACTTTAAACTATTCCCTACATTCTTTGAAGATTCTGTACAATTGTAAGGGTGATGGAACCCCGCATATTAACtaattaaattgttttaaattgttttcttcttttctaaaTATATTTCCAAGATATGCACAATTGGATCCTTAGATAGGCATGTTTCTTAGCCTAAACATCAAATGGTTGAGCTTCATTAGATAGTtaccaagattttttttgtttattaagtgttacctataaaaaaaataataataataaaaaattactggTTTCTCACCCcgcctcccccccccccccccacaaccCCCAATTTCCTTCTTTCCAGAGAATTCTATTCAACAATTTTCCAGTTAATATATTAACAGTCACCCCAAACTGCTAACTTTTATATCATATAATACTTAGCAATTTCAACTAAAGATATATACATGCTATTGTCATAACCATACAGTGAAAATGGCAATGGATCAGTAACAGCAATGAACATGTCCTTATGGGTACAAGGACAAGATAGTGAAAATGCAAAGACCCAAGGCCTACAGAAGTTTTCAATAAACAAGAACACCTCATCCAAGATTAAGTATGTTGCTTCAGGGTTCATTTGGTTGTCTCATGGAATTTGAGTGACTCTATTTGCTTTTGTAAAGCATCTAATCCAGAAGCCTGAAGCCCACAGTCCCATTTGAGTGATTCTATCTATTATAAGAATacgttttacattttttttaagaccaTATCTCCCCAATATATAAGGGAAGGAGAATGAAGTGATAAGTTCAATCTCATacctatttataataaaataggcAAACTACACAAACCTCCCTTAAGATTTTACAAAATGTCACCGCCCCACAAAAATTGTGAAAGAAATCACACTCCTTCCTTGAAgtttgtataaatataatagataaatCCATGAATGACTTCCCTAATGgaatatttcttctttttttaagattccCATCCAAACAATGGAAGAAATGACACTTCTACCCTCTTGACGTTTGTATAAATAAGTaggaattttattataatagaaatgTAATATTCCATTAGGGAATTCAGTAAGGGAGAGCATGGACTAGTTTGTTGCATTTATACAAACCTCAAGGGAGGAGTGTCATTTCGTCCATAGTTTAGGAGTGTCATTTGAGAGTTATCAAGGGAGGTAGGTTTAATTTACCCAACTAAAATTGATATAAAGATGAAGTGAGAAGTATGTGTAAATTGAAGATACTCACCTCTGGTCCTAATTCCATTGCAGCCTCAGTGATCTCTGTGCGAACAGGTTGCTGGTTTCCAGATAGTGTTACCTAAAAGCATCAGTTAAGAATCATTGCGAAGTTCATcgaataaataaattaaggcCTGTAATATTAAGACATCATCAAATCATTAGAGGCATTTCCAAACATCACTAAGATGGAAAGTACAGTCCATTCATGAAGAGATAAAGCAGCAAGCATATGGGGGGCAACCAAACATccatgaaaaacaaaatcattccACAGGGTAGGAACTAGAAAGTGACATTTAGAATGATGACCCTTTATTTTCGCTACATTGGAAACATACATTGTAAAGAATTATAACAAAGATATCAAATGATACCAACTAAAATGCCTACATGATCTTATTACCTTCCACAATGATTCCGATCTTGCTTAGTAAGGACTCTACCACAAAAGAAAGAACTTTACCCCTTAAAACCCACTGGATACAatataacacaaacaaattttccattttttgcaAACTCTTTTGATAAggaaaaccaaaacaaaagctaaaaacaaatcttttttttttttttggataaataaagctaaaataagctaaaaacaAATCTTGACATCATGGAAACATGAGCAAATAATTGATCTAACAAATGAACATTTCACCTAATGAATgtccaaaagaaaaatgagcaaaTGACATTTGTAGAAGCAAGCCACTAAGAATCATGTGCAAGCGCTCGCGTGTgagcaaaaagagagagagagactaattACCTTGATTAGCTCACCTTCACAATAACCATCAAACTCAGCTCtgcaaaacaaaatgataaaaactATTAGTAATCATCAACACAGAGGTTGAAGTTCAGAAGTAATGGGTGTAACATATAAGCCTTACGCAGCAAGTTCTTTTTGCACACGCACTGCCTCAACTTGGACAACCATTTGTGCTTTCTTCACTGTCTCATAAAGATTCTGCATGTTTCCAAAAATTCCTGCCTACATTAAATTAGCAAAGTAATATTAGTCTCAGTTTAGGGATACAATTCCAACTCCAGGTCATCATGCAACTATAATGTCCAAAACCAATAAAGTTGATTGTCCATATAAATTTGATCTAAGGctgcaaacaaatttttttctccctaaaTCTGTTAGTATATCTCACTTTCAAGGGAAAACATCATGATACACCAAGGTATAGAGTGATACtttttcactaaaaataatTTGAGGAGAGGAGGGGAGGATGAGGGCCATAAGGGCAAGTCCCAAGTCCAGATAAAATAAGTACTCTTACTCTACCGATAACTGTACCATCTGACTTGTACTACTCTCACCGTAGGTATTATGATATCATCCAAAACTTCAGACTCCTCTGAGGCCTTGTTTATGACTGAATACAATGCAATAGAAGCCATTTCTTGTCAGTCTGAGATGCGTGCCATAGTATGAGAAGTTTGTGTTTAAAGCAATTTCTAACTCTAAAAtctagagaaagaaaataaaaaataaaaaaaggatgCAGTGCTTCATGGCCTTGCAACGATAGAgaaattcagatttttta
This DNA window, taken from Quercus robur chromosome 2, dhQueRobu3.1, whole genome shotgun sequence, encodes the following:
- the LOC126715641 gene encoding nucleoid-associated protein At4g30620, chloroplastic-like, which translates into the protein MASTMSLVGQISNLQGVNDWRKPCPSSLSLCNLTSSSNSVGMQMFSRCGRGKYGHNHRSLRVCGLFGGKKENNEKSEDAPSKAGIFGNMQNLYETVKKAQMVVQVEAVRVQKELAAAEFDGYCEGELIKVTLSGNQQPVRTEITEAAMELGPEKLSLLVTEAYKDAHQKSVQAMKERMSDLAQSLGMPPGAGEGLK